The region tgtttcgaaagagcgaaggttaCAACGAGTAGCGAATTTGCGACTTTTCCatatattttagtcgcaaagggaaaaatctagtcgcaaatgcgaatgtattggtcgcaatttcgagccctgcttaCCTCTGAATTGTTTAGAGCCACTTTCATTTCCTCCTCAACCTTTTTTGATAGAAAAAGAATTGGGGTGTTATGAAAAGGAAGACCTAAAGCCTATTAAGTTATTCTTTAAATTGAAAGGGTTACTAAGGGCTGCTCTTTGAATGCAATGAcaatatgaaacaaaattaatagtgtACACACAATTATCATGATTTCCACAGTAATTATGGAATTAGAAATTGCTCTATTGATACATCATTCTCTGCTCTAAATTGCAATATAAGAAGCCTACAAGCAAACTTTGATAATTTTTGTTGCATGCTAACAGATTTAAACCTGATGTTCTCTGTGATTGGcctaagtgaaaccaaaattaaGGTTAATCAAGACCCATTATTAAATACAGAAATTCCAGGTTACCTGGTTTTCGTCAAAAATACTCCACGACTCAAGCCCTTCTATCAATCACAAATAAGATACAAAAAGCTGTTGATGAAGGCACCTACTCTTGTGGGATATTCCTAGATTTTACtaaggcttttgacactgtaaatcacaatattttaatTATGAAACTAGATCACTATGGCTTCAGAGGGattattaaaaagtggtttTGTTCCTACCTTAATGAACGAAAACAATATGTGTCAATTGGCAATGCTGTGTCAGACTACAAGCAAACCTCTtgtggagttccacaagggtcAGTACTTGGACCACTTCTTTTTTTACTCTATATTAATGATTTCAATAACTCTTCTAACCAGCTTGATTTccatctatttgctgatgactcCAATCTTTTTTATGCCCACAAGAGTTTATTAAAAATGGAAACAACTGTAAATAATGAACTACATGAAGTATTTAACTGGCTTTGTGCCAATAAGCTCTCTCTTAATATTGAAAAATCCAATTATGTTATTTTCCGCCCACCTCAAAAATTAGTCAACTATCCAATTAATCTGAAAATAAACAGTCAAATACTAATGCATGAAAATTCTATCAAATATTTAGGTATAATGATTGACTCACATTTAAATTGGAAATCTCAGGTAAGCTACATctccaagaaaattaaaagaaacattggCATTTTATCTAAAATTCGTCACTTTGTCAATCTCAAAACTCTCTCAATGTTATATTACTCTCTCATATACCCATTTTTGATATATGGAATTACTGCGTGGGGGAACACCTACAAATCTACTTTAGCCCCAATTATCACTTTACAAAAACGCGCTTTGCGAATCATTACTTTTTCTAACTATAATGATCACTCTAACCCTCTCTTCAAGGctcttgaaataattaaatttgagGATATTATCTTCCTACATAATGCAATATTTATGTATGATTTCCATTCTGGCACTTTGCCACCAGCCTTCTCCAATTATTTTGCAGCTGTCAATAAACGGCACAAGTACAATACAAGACTTGCTTCCAGGTCTTCCTATACCCTTCCTCCAATAAGGacaaattatggcaaattcagtattaaatttcaaggtgtaaaaatttggaactcaTTAAGTGAAGAACTAAATCTCTccacagatcatcttttaagaaaaccttaaaaagagaactcattcaattatattgatacatgtatactgttgtttcgttttcttacTATTGCTTGTCACTATTCTTATGTTGTAAAtactattgtaatttttttttttttttttttttttgtttttgccctggTGTAAAGTAAGCTTGTAAccatttaaattaattatttatatataaatttttAGGTTACAGTTACTTTAATTAATATAAATGACCGTATCTTTCCTAATTGTATTTCATAGATAGCTGCCTAATTTTCTTAGCCCTTATGGTTGTTATAGGCAGCtaataccttatttttcagtttcaaaaatcaatgtattactttcttgtttcctgttggtataaataaatacatgttgttgttgttgttgttgttataacCATTTTCAAATTCCTGTCAAGTACTTACTCGTTCAGAAATGTCTAGGACCTCATTGGTTTGCAACCTGTCTGTGTGCATAACAATGGTTGATCCCCTTTGGATGGTGAAGTATAAGGGCATATTATTGGATGACCCTACCCAGTCATACACCTCCTgacaatgacaaaaccacaGGAAGTTAATTAGAAACAGTTTTCGCTATAGCTGCCTTGCTTTGTCGTTATCATATTATGAATTACTGGAAGCGAGTATTTGCTTTTTAGTTTCTTTCTTAGACTTATACAATAATTaatgttgtttctttttctttcttcatgtCAGCAAGGATGTTACCCAATACCACCTTACAAGAACTAAGAAATCACCAGATACCACCTTGCGCTTCTGGTTTCTTCAAATTGGGATTGCTTCATACAGAACCAAATGTTTGCTAACTTCTTTGACCTTGTGTGCATATGCATGACCAGCCATTCTGACTCCTTGGGTTTTTGCCCCTGGACCAAAATCCTGCTTGGCAATTAGCccattttgatgtatttggatTGCTATAGGCATAAGCATTACTTTACTTTAGTAGTGAAATGAACTTATTTGCATGAGACTGGTTAAATTAGCCTTCTTTTCTCtaaataattacataattaattAAGTTTAGTAAAATATCTGCAAGTGCGAATTCTATTGAATAGTTTGAGATGTCCAACTCGTACCTTTTTCACTTCAGGAGTTAATAGAGAAAAGTAGATCTTTGTTTTAGAGCAGGggattaaaaataataatcaaagAGCCTTTTCATTTTATAGTCTTACAttatatattaatatttttgtgattttattgttttcagcAACACCCAAATACTCCAAACACAATCTGTAAAAGCAGTTGCATAAATCTGTTATGGCTGTTGTCATgtctgccattttggatatCATGAGGTATGAACAACTACATGTAAGAAGCAACAGTCACTTTCAGTAACcagtatatacatgtatcatcaAGTTACtccttaaggacagtgcctactaattcaaaggtatttttggcccgatttatgattatgcaggaaaggtagatcttaccagttttattgaaatccaataagaaaattgggggtaaccatgcatttttcaaagataattcatgaacaatatttgtataaagctctgaaatacaaagcaatgtatggcgatctttctcaaattgaagctcaattctctctaaagaatgcatggttacccccaattttctttttggataccaagacaacttactactttctctgcatagttttgacccgcgcaaaaatatccctgcaagCGATAGGAAagccgagtatctggagatgcgcagaacgtatgcgtacTAACTGTAGGCATAGTCCTTAACTTCTTTATGCATGGCAATGTTCTGCTTACAACATTAGTTGGCGTATTTGAATCTGGTAAACAGTAGTGTATTGATCTTCAGGCATTATTAGCTTTTCAAAGTTCATGATTTCTCCCACATTatacaacaaacaaaattaatattttctaaTTATTCTCTATTTCTCTCACCTGAAAGAAGGCAGTATCCTTAAAAAGCCGCTGCATCCTCTTTCCATCATGAGTTCTTATGATTATTTTTATCCCAGAATCTGGTTCTTCTGTGAGTCTTTGCTCCCTTTCCTTTCGTATCTGTTTGTTTCCAAGATAATTAGCATTGTAAAAATTACAGGCCCAGTAATAGATTAACTAGATTTATACATCACATTACTTTTTGCAGAAGGAAAAAATTTCCAGCGCACAAGAGAACAGCTGCAGCATGTAATGTTTCAAGAATCTACCCATTTCTGAGAACATAAAGGAAACTATCGCTGCTGCACATTCACTAGTGTGGGGTGTGAAATTTGCTAACCATTTTCTGCATTCACATTTATAGTGGCAATTAATGAAGTCTTTTTGTGTCATATCCACTATTTATATCATTTTTGGTGAATTGTAACTTTATGGAGGAGAGTTCTCGCTAACCTTTTCTTCCTTCTGTTGTTCAATTGCGTCTCCTCTGTCACTGGTTTCTGCCTCCTGCAGTTCTTTCTCTTGCTGACCTCTTTCTGCTCTCCAATGTGCCCGTTCCCTGTCAAGaccacaaaattaatgaaagtgtGTAAACCATCCTGGAAAGTACAATGTACTTAGCCACATTGCTCATCAAAAGTTTTCTCTATTTTTTTCTGTACAGTGATAAGGTCtttcctttgattttttttcttaggTATATTATTTATACTTATTTGTTATGcatgtgtatatatatttgGGCTATTATTTACAAATTGGATTGTCATAACAGCTTTCCTCACAAAACAGCTTTTtgtgcttttcttttatttctatcCCCTTATAAGGACAATCATATTAGTACCAAAATCAAGTTCTTTTTACCATAATTATTGGAAGCACCGTGCACCTAAGGCTTTTGATATTGTATCTTCCAGTAAATGCATTTATCAATAAATAGATTTGTTAATTACCTTTGCTGACTGAGGTCGTGGATTACATTTAGTGCTTCTCTTTGGTCACTCCTTTCTGACTCCCGCAGctctttctcttgctgagctCTTTCTGCTCTCCAGTGTTCCTGCTGTTCCCTGTCAAgaccacaataataataataataataataataataataataataataataataataataataataataataataacactttaTTTACATGCGTGTCACCTATGAGCTAAAAGCTCGTTTAAACGCGAATGTGAgttaggattttattgaaacaaacgaGCGTACGAACTTTTTCCTGAAGGATACCCACAAAAGTTGGAAGTAACCTTTTGGGAAGTAAATTCAAAgtgaaaagtgttgaaactattCAGGGAATTAAGGCGCATGTCTCACCAAAAGTTGTTTCTGTTTAAACTAATAAGGTCTTTTCTTCTAAATTTTTTACTTatgttttatacataattatGAGTTTTGGCCTACATTTTCAAATTGGATTGTTATGTagcagtttttcctgcaaaacaCCTTTTTCGTGCTTTTTAGTCCATGATAAGGACAAAAACATTAAGACCAAAATAAAGTTCTCTTTTACTAGTGCGAAGCTCCTAATAAGGAATTACCTTTCCAGAGTGAGGTCACGGGTAAGGTTTCTTGCCTTTTCCAGTAGTTGCACAAATGCCACATCCTGTGCATCCAGGTCTGTTTCTGTAGGGAAAGATGTTACCCAAAATGtattaaagagaaaatgttGGTAGATAATAGAATTACGGTGTGTTTAAGAATTTGCTGGAGTTTGTTTGTGGGTTAATTAACATACTGGTTTGCAAAAGCTACCTTCAAGCTGTCATCATAATGTAAATGAAACATTCTTGGTTGGTAATGCTGATCACTTTAGGCTTTGACTTGACATTAGTGGGTTAGTAGGAATAAGATGCAAGTAGGAATAAGATGCATGCAAACAGAGTATCTGCCAAGTACTTGTATGTGTACTTTTCCTCACCAGAAATTTCGCCTACAAATGCTGCATTGCTACCAAGTGATGGAACGAGGCAGATGATCCTCTCTGCCATACCACCTCTGCCATATTTGTCAAGGACTGAAGGGAAGGTAAAGACAATAATTCAAGTATATATTTCAGCAATCAGTTTAGTTtgccatgatttttttttgtcttctttagTGAGGAGCTTTAACCTTACAAAACAGAAcactattttaaaactatttttatgCTATTTTTGAggtatatttaaaatatatttggaACCTATTTGGGAACTATTTTGGTTGTTTATCGCAAAATATGATTTAAATACTATTTAAAGTCTAGTTTTGATGCAGTTTTGAACTGTTTTTAATGGTGTTTTAACCTAATTAAAACACATTTCACAACTATTTTGAAAATACATGAAAAACTTATCCATCTCTGCAAATAAGGCTCCAAATAGGTTTCAACTATGTTTcaaatagttttaaatattATGACAACCAGCCTTGTAAAGATTTAAAATGTAGTTGTAATGCCTATTTGAAAGCTAGTTCAAATAAAATAGCTTCAAAATAGgtgaaaaacagtttaaaatcACCTTTTTAAATAGGTTTTAGCTAAAGCATCATAAAACACAGAAGAATACTGTATATTTAAAACCTATTCTGCagctattttttttctattttatacctattttCAGCCTATTTCAACCAAAATAGCATCAAACTAGGTGAAAAACAGGTTAAAACCCATTTTTCAAATGTGCTTTAATTAAAGCACATAattaaaacacaaaagaatattgtatatttaaaacttcttcTACAGCTATTTAAATCCTAATTTACAGCTATTTAAAACCTATTCTAATAAGAATAGCGCTAAACTAGGTTAAAAACAggttaaaaacaatttttcaaataGGTTTTAAATACGCACCATAAAAACACAGAAGAATATTGTGTATTACTGTTACCTATTCCTGCAgctattttaaaatttatagCTATTTAAAACCTATTCCAATACAAATAGCTTAGAATCTTGATGTGGCTGATTGTATGCAGAAACAAGAGATTCGTTGCTTTGTCTGCTATCAGTAGCTCCCACATACGTCAGTTATAGATTTCACAGCTTTCCTCGCCAACCCAAATCTtgattcttgttttaaatttaaatacgaAAAAAGCTTTTAAGCGTTTCAGATAAAACACAGAACTAAAACAAGAATGCAAAGAGAGATCCTTAAATACAtgaaaccataactggttgaggAGACAGAATTGGatgctaagcatttttgtctgctgtaaaggaccttaatttccctgctgtcccatcaaagatttttttcaggaagtgtctctTAATATACTTATTCAtggcaactttaaaaaaatacagtaaaagcgctattctttttttaaattgacaactagtgtccttttcttgtgttgtttaaactgcaagttcttctcaaattgtgatcttaagattttgttgcgcgaaaatacttggctataagacgcactcCAATTTTAGCActcgccacccaaagacagatttttcttgaaaaaaccgtgcgccttataaccgaataactacggtatacttcaatgatgcatgtcgtgattcctctaaatcactgatcatttctattacaattaaagtgtgtgaagagtagactcataGATTTGGGTCTCTTTACTTAGAACTATCAAtaatagctttctcaggcattttctgcattgattacaataGTTAAAGTGACAGCATTTAGCATTTTTACGAGGAATCAAATCATTTGTCAATCGTATACATACAACTTGCGGTATGAGGCGAGAGCACttgttttccaaatcatttgcttcaccatttgcTCTAAAACTTTATTGTTCTTCATTAAAGGTTTACCAATTTTTTCACAGGATTATAGCATTTAAGTCAAATTGAGTatccttgcttcacaaattgactcgaaggtgtgaaaatACATACAGGTAAACCGTTCCTCATTTtaaagacaataaggcatcaaatcaaattttattcacttaaagttaacgcttaccGTTTTACTTGAggtgttgtaagcatttccttgcctggatcaggatttaaagagtaaaactaaccaAAATATCGTCACCATGCACGAAAGTGTGATCGTAGATCGTTTGAATAAAACCGCCCAAAATCTgtaagagctggactggttaccactgactgctgaccaaaacgaaaaggactcactagtttccagtccggtCTTTctgttattcaagatggcggaggatgacaatctttccaCAGATTCAATAAATGGGCAAGATTTGAAATATACCAGAGTTCATTGAAAGGCTTAAGTACTGAATTGGAGTGtgtaatgcatcatgttccttttgtaataaggccga is a window of Montipora capricornis isolate CH-2021 chromosome 13, ASM3666992v2, whole genome shotgun sequence DNA encoding:
- the LOC138029694 gene encoding DNA ligase 1-like isoform X2, which produces MRQQDAHTSCKLLVLGWRTIHFPRSQTIHLKSKRENILRLLYRVVNSENQHLWLFWVTEMSSDDGKKVLDKYGRGGMAERIICLVPSLGSNAAFVGEISETDLDAQDVAFVQLLEKARNLTRDLTLEREQQEHWRAERAQQEKELRESERSDQREALNVIHDLSQQRERAHWRAERGQQEKELQEAETSDRGDAIEQQKEEKIRKEREQRLTEEPDSGIKIIIRTHDGKRMQRLFKDTAFFQEVYDWVGSSNNMPLYFTIQRGSTIVMHTDRLQTNEVLDISERISFLANFPNREDLSETINDNSSCKPSHTTASLKTASGECAAQIPLPCFEASSGKSTVGDSSQVQAKGKRKRKDTRTRKYKREKKKQYDNN
- the LOC138029694 gene encoding DNA ligase 1-like isoform X1, whose product is MRQQDAHTSCKLLVLGWRTIHFPRSQTIHLKSKRENILRLLYRVVNSENQHLWLFWVTEMSSDDGKKVLDKYGRGGMAERIICLVPSLGSNAAFVGEISETDLDAQDVAFVQLLEKARNLTRDLTLEREQQEHWRAERAQQEKELRESERSDQREALNVIHDLSQQRERAHWRAERGQQEKELQEAETSDRGDAIEQQKEEKIRKEREQRLTEEPDSGIKIIIRTHDGKRMQRLFKDTAFFQEVYDWVGSSNNMPLYFTIQRGSTIVMHTDRLQTNEVLDISERISFLANFPNREDLSETINDNSSCKPSHTTASLKTASGECAAQIPLPCFEASSGKSTVGATDSSQVQAKGKRKRKDTRTRKYKREKKKQYDNN
- the LOC138029694 gene encoding ensconsin-like isoform X3, yielding MRQQDAHTSCKLLVLGWRTIHFPRSQTIHLKSKRENILRLLYRVVNSENQHLWLFWVTEMSSDDGKKVLDKYGRGGMAERIICLVPSLGSNAAFVGEISETDLDAQDVAFVQLLEKARNLTRDLTLEREQQEHWRAERAQQEKELRESERSDQREALNVIHDLSQQRERAHWRAERGQQEKELQEAETSDRGDAIEQQKEEKIRKEREQRLTEEPDSGIKIIIRTHDGKRMQRLFKDTAFFQISFLANFPNREDLSETINDNSSCKPSHTTASLKTASGECAAQIPLPCFEASSGKSTVGATDSSQVQAKGKRKRKDTRTRKYKREKKKQYDNN